One window of the Streptomyces sp. ITFR-21 genome contains the following:
- a CDS encoding ABC transporter substrate-binding protein: protein MPENPAPAHPQTWQDALPHLSRRGLLAAGTGGALAALLAACGSGSHDPAGAAPKDTRSAAGDPVRPGGTLRAGSPPPPTAVDPVTAYDGTSVALIQLVAEYLVWLDKDFKLVPRLATGWTSDAAARTWTFTLRKGVRFSDGTPLDSAAVKATFDRLLAPENKSSALSAFATILEPGGVAAPDASTVVFTLKRPFSDFPYLVSAGNYNTVILKQDYAGDFTKKAIGTGPFLLDSYDASRGAGFTRNPAYWAAPKPYLDGVQVTFYADDQADLVALQSGSIDAQLLSRADLVEPLAAAGGITVDKVEGTGVTVLTLRVDKAPFDRKEVRQAVAFALDRPAVKEGVGAGLGDLGNDHLLAPAFPAAPKDIPQRAQDKAKVARLLAAAGVDKLRFTLTFDPPSKDYAVTIQSQLKQLGITVDLDQRSSADFYGGDQAKDAPWLFTTANLVGWAGRAVPSQFITPMVKTGAVWNGSKYSNKALDAAADAYDAATTDEERRAQAEIIAKALNEDVPIVVTYWSGAVRAYNGRKFRGVEAHPSAYVDFSSVSRV from the coding sequence ATGCCCGAGAACCCCGCCCCGGCGCACCCGCAGACCTGGCAGGACGCCCTGCCGCACCTCTCCCGCCGGGGCCTGCTGGCGGCGGGCACCGGCGGAGCGCTCGCCGCCCTGCTCGCCGCCTGCGGCTCGGGCAGCCACGACCCCGCGGGCGCCGCCCCGAAGGACACCAGGAGCGCGGCCGGCGACCCGGTCAGACCCGGCGGCACCCTGCGGGCCGGATCCCCGCCGCCGCCCACCGCAGTGGACCCGGTGACGGCGTACGACGGCACCTCGGTCGCCCTGATCCAGCTGGTCGCGGAGTACCTGGTCTGGCTGGACAAGGACTTCAAGCTGGTGCCCAGGCTCGCCACCGGCTGGACGTCCGACGCCGCCGCGCGCACCTGGACCTTCACCCTCCGCAAGGGCGTCCGCTTCTCCGACGGCACCCCGCTGGACTCGGCCGCCGTGAAGGCGACCTTCGACCGGCTGCTCGCCCCCGAGAACAAGTCCTCGGCGCTGTCCGCCTTCGCGACCATCCTCGAACCGGGCGGGGTCGCCGCGCCGGACGCGTCCACCGTGGTCTTCACCCTCAAGCGGCCCTTCTCCGACTTCCCTTACCTGGTCTCGGCCGGCAACTACAACACCGTCATCCTCAAGCAGGACTACGCGGGCGACTTCACCAAGAAGGCCATCGGCACCGGCCCCTTCCTGCTCGACTCCTACGACGCGTCCAGGGGCGCCGGCTTCACCCGCAACCCCGCGTACTGGGCCGCCCCCAAGCCCTATCTCGACGGTGTCCAGGTCACCTTCTACGCCGACGACCAGGCGGACCTGGTGGCGCTGCAGAGCGGCAGCATCGACGCGCAGCTGCTCAGCCGGGCCGACCTGGTCGAGCCGCTCGCCGCGGCCGGCGGCATCACCGTCGACAAGGTCGAGGGCACCGGCGTCACGGTGCTCACCCTCCGGGTGGACAAGGCGCCCTTCGACCGCAAGGAGGTCCGGCAGGCCGTCGCCTTCGCCCTGGACCGGCCCGCCGTCAAGGAGGGCGTCGGCGCGGGACTCGGCGACCTCGGCAACGACCACCTGCTGGCGCCCGCCTTCCCGGCCGCGCCGAAGGACATCCCGCAGCGCGCCCAGGACAAGGCGAAGGTCGCCCGGCTGCTGGCCGCCGCCGGGGTGGACAAGCTGCGCTTCACCCTGACCTTCGACCCGCCCAGCAAGGACTACGCGGTCACGATCCAGAGCCAGCTCAAGCAGCTCGGCATCACCGTGGACCTCGACCAGCGCTCCTCCGCCGACTTCTACGGCGGCGACCAGGCCAAGGACGCGCCCTGGCTCTTCACCACCGCCAACCTTGTCGGCTGGGCCGGGCGCGCCGTGCCGAGCCAGTTCATTACGCCGATGGTAAAGACCGGTGCGGTCTGGAACGGCTCGAAGTACAGCAACAAGGCCCTGGACGCCGCCGCCGACGCCTACGACGCCGCGACCACCGACGAGGAGCGCCGGGCGCAGGCGGAGATCATCGCCAAGGCGCTGAACGAGGACGTGCCCATCGTCGTCACCTACTGGTCGGGAGCCGTACGCGCCTACAACGGCAGGAAATTCCGCGGCGTCGAGGCCCACCCCAGCGCGTACGTGGACTTCAGCTCGGTCTCCCGGGTCTGA
- a CDS encoding SDR family oxidoreductase — MAGPILITGAGSGFGKEVALRLAAAGHQVIAGVEIIAQVSAVRAEARERGVELRVEKLDVTDPGDRENAWSWDVEVLLNNAGVSEGGATADIPEERLRRQFEVNVFGPVLLTQGIARQMAARRSGRIVFMSSVAGLTVDPFTGAYAGSKHAVEAFADALDQELAEFGVTVATINPGPFLTGFNDTMFETWKEWRDDPADRLYDYAELAFPHEQYDPEPVYERTVRVLLGEESRYRNLLPEEMEPQARRQVDALWDRKLNDGSPPALVQKAYDISPATPVRD; from the coding sequence ATGGCGGGACCGATTCTCATCACCGGAGCGGGCAGCGGCTTCGGCAAAGAGGTCGCGCTGCGACTCGCGGCGGCCGGGCACCAGGTGATCGCGGGCGTGGAGATCATCGCCCAGGTCAGCGCGGTGCGCGCCGAGGCGCGCGAGCGGGGCGTCGAACTGCGCGTGGAGAAACTCGACGTCACCGACCCCGGCGACCGCGAGAACGCCTGGTCCTGGGACGTCGAGGTCCTCCTCAACAACGCCGGGGTCTCCGAGGGCGGTGCCACCGCCGACATCCCCGAGGAACGGTTGCGTCGGCAGTTCGAGGTCAACGTCTTCGGGCCCGTCCTGCTCACCCAGGGCATCGCCCGGCAGATGGCCGCGCGTCGCAGTGGGCGCATCGTCTTCATGTCCTCGGTCGCCGGACTCACCGTCGACCCGTTCACCGGTGCCTACGCCGGATCGAAGCACGCGGTGGAGGCGTTCGCCGACGCGCTGGACCAGGAGCTGGCCGAGTTCGGCGTCACGGTCGCCACGATCAACCCCGGCCCGTTCCTGACCGGCTTCAACGACACCATGTTCGAGACGTGGAAGGAATGGCGCGACGACCCCGCCGACCGCCTCTACGACTACGCCGAACTGGCCTTCCCGCACGAGCAGTACGACCCCGAACCGGTCTACGAGCGCACGGTGCGCGTCCTGCTCGGCGAGGAGAGCCGCTACCGCAACTTGCTGCCCGAAGAGATGGAGCCACAGGCCCGCCGGCAAGTAGACGCCTTGTGGGACCGGAAGCTCAACGACGGCAGCCCCCCCGCCCTCGTGCAGAAGGCGTACGACATCAGTCCGGCCACACCGGTTCGGGACTGA
- a CDS encoding LPFR motif small protein, with protein MLSAIADVLGKIGGAVATVTTLPFRALARLLGGASSSAHGRH; from the coding sequence ATGCTCAGTGCGATCGCGGATGTCCTCGGAAAGATCGGCGGCGCCGTCGCCACCGTCACCACCCTGCCGTTCCGGGCCCTCGCCCGGCTCCTCGGGGGCGCATCCTCCAGCGCCCACGGCCGCCACTGA
- a CDS encoding ABC transporter permease — MRHFLLRRLAAIPVTLLVLSFVVFAATQVLPGDVGRVVLGREASDASVRRLDRQLGLDQPLVTQYGHWLGRFLSGDWGTSYTLHTPVRGLLLGRLGHSLPLALTAFAVLVPVALGLGVLAGLRHGRPLDRVISTAGLALGATPEFVTGIVLLLVFSVRAHWLPASAQTDPGHGGLWATLQHFALPTAALVLVCLGYVSRHVRAGTIAVLGSPHVRAARLRGFSGRQVVLRHVLRNALVPATSALGVQLQYLMGGIVVVELLFNYPGVGALLLQSATDKDLPTLQATAMVLGVLYMLVVLLADIAYRLLDPRVRLGETA, encoded by the coding sequence ATGAGGCACTTCCTGCTGCGCAGGCTGGCGGCGATCCCGGTGACCCTCCTGGTGCTGTCCTTCGTGGTGTTCGCCGCCACCCAGGTACTGCCGGGCGACGTCGGCCGGGTCGTCCTCGGCCGCGAGGCCAGCGACGCGTCCGTACGCCGGTTGGACCGCCAACTGGGCCTGGACCAGCCGCTGGTGACGCAGTACGGACACTGGCTCGGCCGCTTCCTCAGCGGCGACTGGGGTACCTCGTACACCTTGCACACCCCCGTACGCGGGCTGCTGCTCGGCCGGCTCGGCCACTCGCTGCCGCTGGCGCTCACCGCGTTCGCGGTGCTGGTGCCGGTCGCGCTCGGCCTCGGCGTGCTGGCCGGGCTGCGGCACGGCCGGCCGCTGGACCGGGTGATCAGCACCGCGGGCCTGGCGCTGGGCGCCACACCGGAGTTCGTCACCGGGATCGTGCTGCTGCTGGTCTTCTCGGTGCGGGCGCACTGGCTGCCGGCCTCCGCGCAGACCGACCCCGGGCACGGCGGCCTGTGGGCCACCCTCCAGCACTTCGCGCTGCCGACGGCCGCCCTGGTGCTGGTCTGCCTCGGCTACGTCTCCCGGCACGTACGGGCCGGCACCATAGCGGTGCTGGGCAGCCCGCACGTCAGGGCCGCCCGGCTGCGCGGCTTCAGCGGCCGGCAGGTGGTGCTGCGGCACGTGCTGCGCAACGCGCTCGTCCCGGCCACCAGCGCGCTCGGCGTGCAGCTGCAGTACCTGATGGGCGGGATCGTCGTCGTCGAGCTGCTCTTCAACTACCCCGGGGTCGGCGCTCTGCTGCTCCAGTCCGCCACCGACAAGGACCTGCCCACCCTTCAGGCCACTGCGATGGTGCTGGGCGTGCTCTACATGCTGGTGGTGCTGCTGGCCGACATCGCCTACCGGCTGCTCGACCCGCGGGTACGGCTGGGGGAGACGGCATGA
- a CDS encoding GlcG/HbpS family heme-binding protein gives MRSTHTVGLSDARRIIDAGIAEADRIGSPGNIAVADAGGSLVAHARMDGARLGSIEHSIDKAHTSVLFRSATGDLARDSEPGGQFWGMALSGLGRVLVFAGGVPLRADGEVAGAVGVSGGSQEQDTAVAKAAVAAL, from the coding sequence ATGCGCAGTACACATACCGTGGGTCTCAGCGATGCCCGCCGGATCATCGACGCGGGCATCGCTGAGGCGGACCGTATCGGTTCCCCCGGCAACATCGCCGTCGCGGATGCAGGCGGCAGCCTGGTCGCTCACGCGCGGATGGACGGAGCCCGGCTCGGCAGCATCGAGCATTCCATCGACAAGGCGCACACCAGCGTTCTGTTCCGGTCGGCCACCGGCGATCTGGCCCGGGACTCCGAGCCGGGCGGGCAGTTCTGGGGCATGGCCCTGTCCGGGCTGGGCCGGGTGCTGGTCTTCGCGGGCGGGGTCCCTCTCAGGGCCGATGGAGAGGTGGCGGGCGCGGTCGGGGTCAGCGGCGGCTCGCAGGAGCAGGACACCGCCGTGGCCAAGGCCGCGGTCGCGGCCTTGTAG
- a CDS encoding discoidin domain-containing protein gives MRENSRPLRAVGLVPRLAVALAAASGMVWMSFAPAGAATSPATSPATAPAAAAPRAAVQLAPAAAEAGATTPFTTYEAEAGTLGGGAGAVSLTAAPTTQYSSAALEASGHAYVHLAGTGQSVQWTNTTGAPISFINVRASLPDSAAGGGITGTLDLYVNGTFRQALNLNSKQTWVYEGNDNYNTSDNQNPADGSPRVFFDEAHTFVTGAAIAPGSTFSLQKDAANSASFYDVDVVDVENPPAPLAQPANSISITSCGAVADDIPTNGSADAQSVDSGPAIQNCINQAQSQGKVLWIPQGTFYVKGTNGLQAQGITIAGAGQWYSTVYRDVPVPNNTPLAALFSVTSCTVQNFHIDANAVSRSTIGGDGGAMDTTGTDWLANGIWTQHTMSGFWASGTGGKVENSRLTSIWADGINLNNVSLNASSGNNLTATNNFVRGTGDDAMAINSVSYNTNGSSTTYYNPMTDITMTDNTTVAPWGGKGIGIYGGSGHLVSDNYISDTARYIGLGAGRFGVNGSDLLSATVSGNVVLRSGGNAYSQGQPALHIGNGGDGQNTGVVDHVTVTNNTVANSLYDAVGFSTSTNTLLQNNTITDPGRNGVVISPSFYPAPTGSATITGNTVTGLKAGATAFANNSSGFTATLSNNNWQGGTPVEAPFGGTAAPLPGTVQAENYDTGGQGLAYNVTSVNGSGNNYRADGVNLESTSDTGGGYDLGWTTGGQWFRYTVNAATAGTYTVSLRVAAPSAVSGALHLSNASGTNLSGAVTIPATGGFQTWATVTAQVALPAGQQVLTVNQDQGGWNLNSLAFATGGGSPATATLAASPASLTFAARTVNTTSPAQTVTLANTGTAAASVSSIAAAGDFAQTNTCGTSIAAGASCTISVTFTPTASGTRTGGVTVTGSASDSPTTVALSGTGAGATSTNLAAGKATGESSHTQTYGSAAVTDNNQSTYWESANSAFPQWVQVDLGSAQSASRVVLRLPAGWGVRTQTLSLLASTDGSTFSTVQASATYTFDPNGNNTVTITFPATTQRYFRVNITANSGWPAGQLSEFQVWNS, from the coding sequence ATGCGTGAGAACTCCCGACCTTTACGTGCCGTCGGGCTCGTCCCGCGCCTGGCGGTGGCCCTTGCCGCCGCGAGCGGCATGGTGTGGATGTCCTTCGCACCGGCCGGCGCCGCCACCAGCCCCGCCACCAGCCCCGCGACAGCTCCCGCCGCCGCGGCGCCCCGCGCCGCCGTCCAGTTGGCCCCCGCCGCGGCGGAGGCGGGCGCCACCACGCCGTTCACCACCTATGAGGCCGAAGCGGGCACCCTGGGCGGCGGCGCCGGCGCGGTGTCGCTGACGGCCGCCCCGACGACCCAGTACTCCAGCGCCGCGCTGGAGGCGTCCGGGCACGCGTACGTCCACCTCGCCGGCACCGGCCAGTCGGTGCAGTGGACGAACACCACCGGCGCGCCGATCAGCTTCATCAACGTCCGGGCCAGCCTGCCCGACTCCGCCGCCGGCGGCGGCATCACCGGCACGCTGGACCTGTACGTCAACGGCACGTTCCGGCAGGCGTTGAACCTCAACTCCAAGCAGACGTGGGTGTACGAGGGCAACGACAACTACAACACCAGCGACAACCAGAACCCGGCGGACGGCTCGCCCCGGGTCTTCTTCGACGAGGCGCACACCTTCGTCACCGGCGCGGCCATCGCCCCCGGCAGCACCTTCTCGCTGCAGAAGGACGCCGCCAACAGCGCGTCGTTTTACGACGTCGACGTCGTCGACGTGGAGAACCCGCCGGCGCCGCTCGCCCAGCCCGCCAACTCGATCTCCATCACCAGCTGCGGCGCGGTCGCGGACGACATCCCGACCAACGGGTCCGCCGACGCCCAGTCGGTGGACAGCGGCCCGGCCATCCAGAACTGCATCAACCAGGCGCAGTCCCAGGGCAAGGTCCTCTGGATCCCGCAGGGCACCTTCTACGTGAAGGGCACCAACGGCCTCCAGGCGCAGGGCATCACCATCGCCGGCGCCGGACAGTGGTACAGCACGGTCTACCGCGACGTGCCGGTGCCCAACAACACGCCGCTGGCGGCGCTGTTCTCGGTGACGTCGTGCACCGTGCAGAACTTCCACATCGACGCCAACGCGGTCAGCCGCAGCACCATCGGCGGCGACGGCGGCGCCATGGACACCACCGGCACCGACTGGCTGGCCAACGGCATCTGGACGCAGCACACCATGTCCGGCTTCTGGGCCTCGGGCACCGGCGGGAAGGTCGAGAACAGCCGGCTGACCTCGATCTGGGCCGACGGCATCAACCTCAACAACGTGTCGCTCAACGCGAGCAGCGGCAACAACCTGACCGCCACCAACAACTTCGTCCGCGGCACCGGCGACGACGCGATGGCGATCAACTCGGTCAGCTACAACACCAACGGCAGCAGCACGACCTACTACAACCCGATGACCGACATCACGATGACCGACAACACCACGGTCGCGCCGTGGGGCGGCAAGGGCATCGGGATCTACGGCGGCAGCGGCCACCTGGTCAGCGACAACTACATCAGCGACACCGCGCGGTACATCGGCCTGGGCGCCGGCCGCTTCGGCGTCAACGGCAGTGACCTGCTGTCCGCGACGGTCTCCGGCAACGTCGTGCTGCGGTCCGGCGGCAACGCCTACAGCCAGGGCCAGCCCGCGCTGCACATCGGCAACGGCGGCGACGGCCAGAACACCGGCGTCGTCGACCACGTCACCGTGACCAACAACACCGTGGCCAACTCCCTCTACGACGCGGTCGGTTTCTCCACCTCGACCAACACGCTGCTGCAGAACAACACGATCACCGACCCGGGCCGCAACGGCGTCGTGATCTCGCCGTCGTTCTACCCGGCGCCCACCGGGTCGGCCACCATCACCGGCAACACCGTCACCGGGCTGAAGGCCGGCGCCACCGCGTTCGCCAACAACTCCAGCGGCTTCACCGCGACGCTGAGCAACAACAACTGGCAGGGCGGCACCCCGGTCGAGGCGCCTTTCGGCGGCACCGCGGCCCCGCTGCCGGGCACCGTCCAGGCCGAGAACTACGACACCGGCGGCCAGGGCCTGGCCTACAACGTCACCTCGGTCAACGGATCCGGCAACAACTACCGGGCCGACGGCGTCAACCTGGAGTCCACCTCGGACACCGGCGGCGGCTACGACCTCGGCTGGACCACGGGCGGGCAGTGGTTCCGCTACACGGTCAACGCGGCCACGGCCGGCACCTACACCGTGAGCCTGCGGGTGGCGGCGCCGAGCGCGGTGAGCGGCGCGCTGCACCTGTCCAACGCGTCGGGTACGAACCTGAGCGGGGCCGTCACCATCCCGGCGACCGGCGGCTTCCAGACCTGGGCCACGGTCACGGCCCAGGTCGCGCTGCCGGCCGGCCAGCAGGTGCTGACCGTCAACCAGGACCAGGGCGGCTGGAACCTCAACAGCCTCGCCTTCGCCACCGGCGGCGGCTCCCCGGCGACGGCGACGCTCGCCGCCTCGCCGGCCTCGCTGACCTTCGCCGCCCGCACGGTGAACACCACCAGCCCGGCGCAGACCGTCACACTGGCCAACACCGGCACGGCCGCGGCCTCGGTCTCCTCGATCGCGGCCGCCGGCGACTTCGCGCAGACCAACACCTGCGGTACGTCCATAGCCGCCGGTGCCTCCTGCACGATCAGCGTCACCTTCACGCCGACCGCCTCCGGCACCCGTACCGGCGGCGTCACCGTCACCGGCAGCGCGTCCGACAGCCCCACCACCGTGGCCCTGTCGGGCACCGGCGCCGGTGCCACCAGCACCAACCTGGCCGCGGGCAAGGCCACCGGCGAGTCCAGCCACACCCAGACGTACGGCTCCGCCGCGGTGACGGACAACAACCAGTCCACCTACTGGGAGAGCGCCAACAGCGCCTTCCCGCAGTGGGTCCAGGTCGACCTCGGCTCCGCGCAGAGCGCGTCCCGCGTCGTCCTGCGACTGCCCGCCGGCTGGGGGGTCCGCACCCAGACCCTGTCCCTGCTGGCGAGCACCGACGGCTCCACGTTCAGCACGGTGCAGGCGTCGGCGACCTACACCTTCGACCCGAACGGCAACAACACCGTCACCATCACCTTCCCGGCCACCACCCAGCGCTACTTCCGGGTGAACATCACCGCCAACTCCGGCTGGCCGGCCGGACAGCTCTCGGAGTTCCAGGTCTGGAACAGCTGA